One Gemmatimonadales bacterium DNA segment encodes these proteins:
- a CDS encoding cytochrome c, with protein MAEGRRVYYQNCVFCHGDRFDGQGDYAHAFNPAPLSFTDPGTIAQLTESYVFWRIAKGGRGLPREGTPWNSAMPAWEDFLTEDEIWAVVMFLYEHTGWHPRTFETGGADAER; from the coding sequence ATCGCCGAAGGCCGCCGCGTCTACTATCAGAACTGCGTCTTCTGCCACGGCGACCGGTTCGACGGCCAGGGCGACTACGCCCACGCCTTCAACCCCGCGCCGCTCTCCTTCACCGACCCCGGCACGATCGCCCAGCTCACCGAGAGCTACGTCTTCTGGCGCATCGCCAAGGGCGGCCGCGGCCTGCCGCGCGAGGGCACCCCCTGGAACTCGGCCATGCCGGCCTGGGAGGACTTCCTGACGGAGGACGAGATCTGGGCGGTGGTCATGTTCCTCTATGAGCACACCGGCTGGCACCCGCGCACCTTCGAGACCGGAGGCGCCGATGCGGAGCGCTAG